The genomic window GCAACGTTGCTCTTCGTTTCATACACATTGCATACCCCAGTGCTCCAAACACACAAGGAAGAGATTTTTATTGCCACTTTGCAGCTAAAGAAATTAAGATGGACGAGGTAAAGTCACGTGTCCAAAATCGCAGAACCAGTGTTTTCAGACTCATGATGTAAATTCACGTCAATCTGGCCCCGAAGCCTCCCCCTTCCACTCTGTATGTGCAGGAGGGAGGCCTCACATCCACACATTCTGTCACCACGTCCCAAGCCCCGCAGCCCCAGCAAACCACAGAAGCACATGGACACAAAGAAATacgctcatttatttattcaccaatTTCCTGAAagcctactgtgtgccacacCTTCCCCCCCAGAAGATCTTAATGGTAGACCCAAGTCTTCGCCATGGAGTGCCCCAGTGATCCGAGCCCCAGACCACAGACTAGGAATCCAGAACCTCTTCTAAATGACAGGAATCAGGCTACGAGAGAAAATCAGATCAGGGCTTCAATACAGGAACCAGACAAATTATCTCCCCATTCTTCCCCCAAGAAACTTCCCTgagacaaagaaaataacaaggtGGTGATATAGTCGAAAGAGTCTTGACATCCGGAGACTGAGTTCAAGTCTCAATTTTACTATAGAACTCTAAACTCAGAGCATTGAGCTAGATTTAAGCCTCAAAATCCACTGATCCTTTGGGCTTTGACCCTAGACAATATGCTGGAGATCATCTTAATAATAAATTCTTAGCGCACACAGTGCTTTACAAAGCGCTTTCATTACGtccgttttacagataaggaaactgagactcagactTGCCGGGGGGTCCTCACTCAGAGGGGCTCGAATAGAAGCAAAGCCGCGAGTGATGCTATGGAAATCCtggccctggggcctggggagcgGTGCCCTTGAAGGACAAGGGGGCTAAGCAGAAGCTGTCCTGGGAGAGAGATCAGGAGTCCCCCTGCTCATACACAAGGGCCACCAGAGGCTTGGAACAGAGAGGACTGGTGGGCGGGGGAAAGTTGACCCCGGGTCCCCTCCTTACCTTATTCAGGTTCCACGCAGGCTTTCCCGCACAGGCCCCTACAGCACTTGAAGTCACCCACGCACTGTTGGTCTGTCTCACAGTGGTTGGGGGGATTGAGGATCAGACACCGGCCATTGACCACAGGACACTTGCCAGGCTTCATACACGCTGGTGAAAGTAGGGCCACAGGTCAGAAGCCTTATGCCTCGGGCGCCGCCCCCTGCTTCCTGGACTCAGCCCCAGCCCAAGTGCGCAGGGAGAATCCTCTCTTCTCCATCCCCAGCACCACCTCTTCCTTCCCAGGGCCCCTGTATCTCCTGACGGCAGGATCTGGGTCTCCCCTGACATCGGGCCCCCTCTCCACGAAGGCGACCAGTTGCCCAGTGCTGACTGGATGGGTGGCTACCAACTGCCTGCTTACCTGAACGACCAGGTGACTATAGACTGAAAAACTGACCTCCCGACACGCTGGCTGTTTCACCAGCCAGGTGAGTAAATTGCTGTCTGGGACACTGTGACTCCCTGACCGGCTGACAAATTTGGCTCCACAGttcctggggaggaggagacCTGGCAGGACCAGCACTCGGTCCTGTCCCCCGAGGTGCCGCCTTCTTGGGCTCACCCCCTTCCCGTGagtcctcccccctcctcacttTGGTCAGAGATGACAGGGTCCAGGCATCTGATTCCGCAAGCATCGGAGCAGCAGATCTTCCTCCCTGGACACTGCCAGTCACTCTGGCACTCAGGGGTCTCAAATACGTTAAGGCATCGACCAGGTTTTACAGGAGGGCAGGCTCCAGCTTTCAA from Neofelis nebulosa isolate mNeoNeb1 chromosome 9, mNeoNeb1.pri, whole genome shotgun sequence includes these protein-coding regions:
- the LOC131486262 gene encoding antileukoproteinase-like yields the protein MQSGGLFPLVLLALGTLVPWTVEGAGNSLKAGACPPVKPGRCLNVFETPECQSDWQCPGRKICCSDACGIRCLDPVISDQTCMKPGKCPVVNGRCLILNPPNHCETDQQCVGDFKCCRGLCGKACVEPE